The Raphanus sativus cultivar WK10039 unplaced genomic scaffold, ASM80110v3 Scaffold0361, whole genome shotgun sequence genomic sequence TACTCAATGGCtccatccttgagcttcattggGTGGAGAGTGAGAGTGTGAGGAGTCTTATCAAGAGGTGGAGGATGAGGttctttcactatcttcttcatgtcATGAGCAGCCTTTGTGCCTTTACTCACCTCCTCCATTGTAGCACTTTTCAAGTGCTCGTCACACAGCTCTTTAGAGGACTTTCCCGCAAGACCTTCTTTCTCAGGTACAGCCACTTTAGCTTGGGTCATCTCAATGGATGGTTCTTCACAAGTGATTGTTCCACAATACCCAACATTCATTGGAGACTGGATTGGGTAAGAGACAGCCTTGTTCACATTGAGGAGTGTGACCTTCTTGTTTGGGAAATCAATACATGCTCCAACTGTTGTGCCAAGGATCAAAGGAACTCTCTTCTCAGTTGTCATCTTCAAGACAGTGAGGTCTATAGGAATTgtgcatgctccaatcttcaaagGGAAGTCTTTGATGAGGCCAATGGGGGTTGTAGAAGATGAATTCCCAAACATGAGAGAAGATGTGTTAGGCTCCATGCTCTCAATACCAAGACTTTTCACCATTTACAatgagatcacattcacacttgcaccagaatcaaccaaAGCATCATTCATAGTGATCTtaccaagggagcaagacaatgtGAATTTCCCTTGAGACTCTAGCTTAGGGAGGGACTGTGGAGGGActggtggatcaatcttcaAAATGAAGATGTCCAAAAGCTCGGCAACTTCTGCTTGGTGGTCTAGAATGTCCTTGATGAGCGTCATTTGGACATGAGCTTCACGCATACCAGAGATTTTTGGGAGCCTGACCCCAACATCACTAAGATCTTTCctgaacttggagataaccttcttctgagctttggtgaggacTCTTTGTGGGAAATGGAGCTTGTCATATGGTGACATCTCAATCTCAGTGTCTTCTTTCTTCACCTCTTTCAGCTTCTGGTCAGCTCTCCTCTCAACTGGTTTCTCAGCCTTAGGCTCAACTCTCTGCAGACTTGGTGTTTTAACCTTCCTTTCAGCTTGTACCTTAACCCTTTCCATAGCTTTATCCACCATCTGTGCTTCAGCTGTTGTTACAACCAATTTCTCAACTTTCCCAAGCTCAGTCCCAAGCTTCtcaatctcatctacctctTTCTGATAATCACTCAGCTCAATctttgaagaagtagtagagatgATAAAATTGCAAGACTCCTTGGGATTCTTTTCTGGTTTTCCTGGTAGAGATCCCATTGAGCTCTTAGAAGATGATGGCATTGAGGCGACCTGACTCTCCAAAGTGTTGAAGCGAGATGCAAGTTGTAGgaacttgttgttgaggtcAGAGTAGTTCTCATGAATCTTTGTGTGGATATTCTTGAACTCATAAACTATTGTCTTCTCATTTCTGGCTTAAAATTCCAAGAGTTTCTTGAACATGGAATCCACACTTGTATCTGAAGCTGGAGCTTGAGAAGAACTGCCTTGAGCTTGAGTAGACTGATTACTTTGGTTGCAGAAACCAGGAGGGTAGCTTTGCGTGGCTTGGTATCCTCCTTGCTGATTGTTGTAGTGACGTCtttgctggtagttgttgtggtactgaaagttgggttcttTCATGTACCAAGTGCCATTAGCATTGATGAAGCATAGCTCCTCTTGGCCTTCTAAACCATCAACCTCCTTGATCCCTGCATGCTGCTTTTGTTTCTGGTCCCCAACAGAGTTCAACTGCCCTTGCTTAGACTTCTCTTTGATAAGCATGTCTAGCTTCTCTTGGAGAGACTTAATCTCCTTCCTTGTGTGCTGATCATCACTTCTGTTGGTATTGTCGTGCTCCCCACTGTAGACTGAGTCACTCTtcaccatgttgtcaaccagctcctctgcatcctcTTCAGTTCTGCCTAGGAAGAATCCATTGCTTACTGTGTCTAATCTGGCTCTGTACTCAGGTAGAGCATccctgtagaatgtgctcatcAATTTTTCCTTtgtgaatccatggtgtggacactgAGACCAATAGCCCTTGAACCTCTCTCATGCTTCACTAAAGCTCGCAAGGTTCTTCTGCTGGAACGTAGAGATTTCATTCCTTATCTTGGTTGTCCTGTAGGCAGAGAAGAATTTCTCTAAGAATGCGCTCTTGCAATCATCCCAAGTAGTGATGGAGTCACTTAGAAGAGTCTTCTCCCATTGGTGTGCTTTATCTCCCAAAGAAAGGGGGAACAACTTGAGCTTGAAGGTATCTTCAGAAACACCATTGATCTTGGACAAGCTACAATACTTATCAAACTTGTCCAAATGATCATATGGATCTTCAGTAGCAAggccatgatacttgttgttcccGATGGTGTTGaacagtcctgacttgatctcaaagttgttgttctccacagctggtgctctgaTGCCCAACCTATGACCATGAATGTGTGGTTGATCATAGGCTCCAATGGCACGAGCTGAGCGTTGTGGGTGTTGTGGTTGGCGCtgtggtcgaaggttggcagTTCCTTGACCATCTCTCTCTTGGGCAGCTCCCAAGGGGATCTCTCCAGCCTGATTCAGGTTCTGATGATGAGCCATCTCAAAACCCAATCTGTCTAAATGAGCATGTTGCTCctcctctctcctcctccttctaTTCTCTCGTTCCAAAGCTCTGATGTCTACAACTAGTGGAGTAAGGTTTGTAGTCCCAATTGAGTGAAGTGAAGTGAACTAAAACTAGACTAGAAATCCAATAAAAGAGTGAACTTTCtttctcaatatgaagcaactggactcatggggctaggcatttgatcttgggtgatgtagatccaatctaaaggtgacaagctatcaatcaagcactttccttatgcctagatacaacactaaacaagctttatccctagatgaatgttcatttgctaaagcaactcaagcatcaaatctctttggttgaatattactaaagcaatcattaTGGACAAGTCTACTAGAAATCTTATTACCTTTAACAACatatctctttggcaaagtgcattaagagcattgaagagttggttcaggcatttaatcatacacctttcgggcaggaaatgactaaggatctattttagtatgatcaagaccaaaatagcattgagaaccctcaacaagcaaggaaagaagtagatttaatattaaacaccctagatcttcactaatcacccttaatcaccctagcccatgaatcctagatagatatactcactaatagacatgattaACCCAAAAACCAAAGATGATTCAAGGTTAGACATGCTTAGTGAACAAGATAATccaacaaacacaaagaaaataaaatgaaaaggatcaaagatccaagttttcttcaaggtttacaaatgtgtttttgagagaaaaagagTTAGATCCAACATTAGGATAACAAGAGTATTTATACTTAGGCTTAGATAGCCTAAAACATCAagataaaatgactaaaatggCCTTGGGACACTTAATTCTCGACCAAAGACTTAAGAAAAACGGCCTGGGTAAACCGAACCGATCCTCCCTGCGCGTCTCTACCCGCGCACTTCGGATCTTCTCATCCTGGTCATTCCCGCGCGGGTGCAGCTCCCCTGTCAGTTCTCCCCGGTCAGTTCTCACATGCAGGCCGCGCGGATGCAAGTCCCCGGTAGATTCTCCCTGGTCAGATAGCTTAGCTTCGACTGGACGCAATACGCGCGGGTAGGTCTCCCCGGTCAGTTCGACCAACTTCAAAGGATGGCTTGTTTTGGTTTGGCTAAACCTCATTCTTCACTTCTTTTTGGATCACAAATCTTCCAAACATCTTGAATCACTCCATAGGACACTCGAACACCTAATAAAGACATATGAATGCAATATGAACCTAAAGATGCCTAATACATAATCTATATGCTCAAAATATACAAGAATGAATGGTTCAAATCATGTAAATATACAAGATATCAAATATATCCTAAAACTCTAATATACCATGACTAAAATTgggtcaaattcatggtatatcaaaaAGCGACATAGAAGACCCTAAGTTGGATTCAGACCCATATCCCTGGATTATGTAGTATATTTATAAAGCGATGAATGATAAACTATTCAAAGGAATAGACAGAGACCCTTTGGAATTTGTCCGACATGCTGAATCAGAATGCCATGCATGATTCAAAGCAAACAAGAAACAAGAAGTACATACAGATAGTGTAACCTCTGAGCTGATAACAAATTCCCAGAGATGCTTGATAGATGGTTCATGGACACATGACGCACCTTACAGTAGGTATGGATGGACATGGAAAACCTCAGGAGGAACAACTCAGCTATTGGGAGCAAGAAACCAGCGACGAAGGATCTCATCTCTTCATTCGGAGCTTGAGGCCCTTCTTTGGGCAATGTAATCATGCTTCAAATATCGTCGTATCAGGCTTTTGGAACTGATGGTAAGAATTTAATTTCAATGATTCAAGACGCCAGAGCATGGCCCAACTTCTCCACTGAATTAGATGAGATGCAGAAGTTAAAGAGTAGATTTCCGGATTTCTCAATTGTTTTATTTCTCGGTCTGAAAATGCATTGTCTGATTTTTTAGATAAGATAGTACGTTACTTTCATAAAGACATGTATTACATTGGTTATTCTGGTCTGGTTCTTCAGatcacctcaagtttgagtaatatttTAGCcgtttgatgtcaaaaaaaagttaactatgaatgtaaaaaaaaaaaattcattctttgattaaataaaagctaaaaattattttatagaattAATATATCTAGATTTACCGGTAAATCATTTACCCAATACATTACAGATTACTGAAAAAAGCTTTAAAATAGATGACAAGTCATAGTTGTGGcaaaagaatatattatattcGTAATCATACTATTTCATTACATAAATCTTTTTTTCCAATCAATCATATTTTAGTTACATAGTAGAATAGTATAGACATAAAATCGAATCAACTATTAAAAATAGTGTAATACTGACAAAGTTACAAACCAGTTTGGTCTGCTTTGGAACGTAAAAGAATACTTGCAAAGAGATATCTTTCATGGTCTAGTGGTTTTAATggttttaatgaaatttttacaCACGACTGCTAGAGATAGCGAATTCAATTTTCGATCAGTATAGTGGGGTGATACTGAAGCATCTCCAAATAAAATCTTGTCTTATTAAATGGTTCATGGCATTTTCTGAATATGAGACCTTTTGGAGTGGGGTCattcattataaaaaaattacccACGATAAGTTTTTAACAATGTTGAATTGACCTCGTGATAAAGGGATTGCGATTGTAACTATCGCTCTTTAGATTTAATTCATGGTatgaaaatctatttaaaatgtTTGGATTCCAACAAAGAGGTGAAACCACctttttctttacatttttaCCAAACGAAAAAGCAATATACAAACTATATGATCCATAACTTGATTTTATAGGTATACCCCTATTTACAAATTATACACTTATCATACACTTATGATTTGCAAACTATACACTTATCATACCCAGCCGGCAATGGTACCGCAGAGCAACTCATCCCGGCTTCTGATTTCAACTGACACGACCACTGcgaaaaaaacacacacacatatatacattaTCGTAAAAAACATATCAAGATTGAACTAGAGACACACCACTtgcatattttaataaaagcataaatacaaaattatttgaatgCTTACCGATTTGTTCCATCTCTCTTTGGTGGACTTTTCATTTTACAAAACTAACTGACTAAGAGCCTTCGTAAATGACCGATCATCCTTCATCACCCTACAAGCTCCTTCCTTCATTTTTGTCATCTTATGCCTCACCCTTTTACCTTCATCACCTTCCGTCATTCCTTTACCTTCTTCACCTTCCATTAATCCCTTCACCACTCTAGCCACCTCTTCTCTCATCACCAGCCCATCATCCCCGGCATGGGCTCTAAGCGCCACATGGATATCATCGGTCAACAAAATTGCATTCATCTTTTGCTCAGCGTATAATGGCCATGCTATAAGTGGAACACCATTTACTATACTCTCCATAGTTGAATTCCATCCACAATGAGTAAGAAATCCTCCTGTCGATGAATGGGCTAAGATTTGGGCTTGTGGAGCCCAAGAGGCGATCACCAAACCTCTGTCTTTAGTGCTAGCTAAATACCCGGGTGGTAAAAATGTTAATGGATCGGTATGACTATGTGAATTAAAATACGAAGAATCAGCAACCCCACTCGGACTTCGTATGACCCAAAGAAACCGTTGCTTACTATCCGCAAGACCATGAGCAAGCTCATTAAGCTGCTCACATGAGAGTGTACCGCCACTACCGAAGGACACATACAACACCGAACCGAACGGTTGGTTGTCCAACCACTTTAAACATTCAGACTCTTCCCTCTGGTCACCCTCTCGCTTACCAATGTTAACCAACGGCCCAACCGGATAAACAGGTGGCTTATCAAGATCAGGTTCTTGCAAGGCTTTTATAGTATTAGGCTCTAGTTCGTCGAAGGTATTCACAAGAATCGCTTTGGCTTCTTTATACCTCTTGGTGTTGTGTAAAAGACATTTGTATCCGTCATTTTCCCGGTCTTGAGCTATGTCGAGGAAATCTTTGCCAAAGACAGGTACGCATCCAGGAAGCTTAACTGGTTCCGTTAATTCCCTAAACTCACACGACACCGTTTCGTCAAGTTTAGGCAAGTTGAGGAAAAACGACAAGACGTTGGCCGTTGATGGGTAGAAAAGATACGGTGACACGTGGAACTCAAAGGCGACGTCGAAAGCGTCCGTTCCAAAAAGATCGACGATGAGCGACGACGGCAAGCGACCATCCGCCCTGAAAGAGTCGAAGACTTTCCGGAGCTCCGGATTCGAACGGGTCACGGTGACCGAAATGCGAGTTGCAACGCGAGCTGTTGACAGGATATCGGTAAGATCGGCGGGAGGGAGAAAGACGGAGGAGATTGAAGAAGGGAGAGAGTCGAGGACGGTTCTCTGAGCTTTTGACGGTGGACCTTCGCCAACCACGATGAAGGTTACGGTGAAGCCGTGGTTGTGGACGAGTCGTTTAGCTAACTCTACGAATGGGATGAGGTGGCCCATTCCAGGACTTGGTATCATCGCAACGTGAGGCGCTTTTGATCCCTCCATTGATGCAAAGTTTCAAGACTtgttttttagaaatatatattttcttatttgtgtTGTAGCTTGTGATTAACGTTTTCTCTTGTAATTGATAAGGTGCTGAGTAATGGCTTTATATAGAGAGGTTCTGGTGTGTATTTACGATCTCACAAAGACAcaaaccctatatatatatctagaggttttagtttatgttaaaactaaaaatagtatGGTTAAAATGAGGATGTGGTTAGCTAATTTTATAATGGACTTGTATCATTTGAAACGATATTAACTTTAGAATTATATATCATCTATTGTAAAATGTAACCTCTTCTGTTTATGGTGTTTGTGAGTTATGGATATGACAAAAACGTGACAAGTCAAAATTAGCCACAAATCGAAGATTGCTATATTTTGCTAGAGAGAAATATCAGAGCTCGTACTACGTTTGATCTTCTCTCTCACCAACCACAATTCTAATAGGTGACTGAAACCTATGCTGTACTGCATGCATTTTGGAGGGAATGACTATGTGATGTTGGAATCCCAAGTCTTTTGGGCCGAGTAAACTTTTGTTGTAACATGAATGAAAGAGAAATGCCGAAATGTTTTTGggaatctatatatataaagttgttTCACATAAATGAAactgaattaaataaattattttttatgaatttctATATAATATACTGTATAGTTTGGgcacatatttttaaaaaagttatccctagattttagttttgttcTTATCTATATCaactctataaaaatatttttagcaaGTAATTCATTTTCATTCCAACCAAAACTGTGACATCATTTTGTCCACAAAtgataaactattaaaaatacataaaataagaaaaactgtCTACGTAATTGTTTGTTTTCACGTTTTATCAAATCCAGaccaattaaaaataataattaatctcaatgaagaaaaaatgataactgaataaaaatacataaaataatttaaataagaaaattccTCAACGTAATTGTTTTTCACGTT encodes the following:
- the LOC108838374 gene encoding UDP-glycosyltransferase 72B1-like → MEGSKAPHVAMIPSPGMGHLIPFVELAKRLVHNHGFTVTFIVVGEGPPSKAQRTVLDSLPSSISSVFLPPADLTDILSTARVATRISVTVTRSNPELRKVFDSFRADGRLPSSLIVDLFGTDAFDVAFEFHVSPYLFYPSTANVLSFFLNLPKLDETVSCEFRELTEPVKLPGCVPVFGKDFLDIAQDRENDGYKCLLHNTKRYKEAKAILVNTFDELEPNTIKALQEPDLDKPPVYPVGPLVNIGKREGDQREESECLKWLDNQPFGSVLYVSFGSGGTLSCEQLNELAHGLADSKQRFLWVIRSPSGVADSSYFNSHSHTDPLTFLPPGYLASTKDRGLVIASWAPQAQILAHSSTGGFLTHCGWNSTMESIVNGVPLIAWPLYAEQKMNAILLTDDIHVALRAHAGDDGLVMREEVARVVKGLMEGEEGKGMTEGDEGKRVRHKMTKMKEGACRVMKDDRSFTKALSQLVL